A window of Syntrophales bacterium genomic DNA:
GGAACATGAACCAGAGGGCGATGACGAGGGATTCCCGGAGGCCGGCGAGCCGCTTCATGAATCCCTCCTATACCTTCTGCGTCGTGGACCGGCCCAGCAGGCCCGAGGGGCGGAAGATGAGGATCAGGACCAGGAGCGCAAAGGCAAAGACGTCTTCGTAGTCGCTGGAGACGTATCCCGTGGCGAAGCTTTCGGTCCATCCCAGGACAAGGGAGCCGAGAACCGCGCCGGGGATGCTGCCGATCCCGCCGAGGACCGCGGCGGTGAAGGCTTTGATGCCGGCGATGAAGCCGATGTAGAAGTTGATCCGGCCGATGTGGGACGCGATGAGGATGCCGCCGATGGCGGCCAGGGAGGAGCCGATGATGAAGGTCATCGAGATGACGCGGTTCACGTTCACCCCCACGAGCATCGCCATGTTCCGGTCCTGGGCGGTGGCCCGCATGGCCTTGCCGATCCTCGTGAACTTGATGAGAACGGTCAGCAGGATCATGACGACCGTCGTGGTGGCGACAATGACGAACTCCGTCGAGCCCATGACGTGACCGAACGATTCCATGAACGGCACTTCCGGCAGCAGGTTCGGGAAGGGGAGGAAGTCGGAGGTCTGGGCCAGCATGACGTAATTCTGGAGAAAGATGGACATCCCGATGGCGCTGATCAGGGGTGAGAGACGGGAGGCGCCGCGAAGGGGCTTGTAGGCGATCTTTTCCACCGTGAAGCCGTGGCAGGCCGAATACAGGACCGCCACGAGAAACGCCAGGATCAGCACGGAGATTCCGCTCATGCCGCTCATGGTCAGGACGGTGGCCGTGATGAGGGCCGTGAACGCCCCGATCATGTAGATCTCGCCGTGGGCGAAGTTGATCAGCTCGATGATGCCGTAGACCATCGTATAGCCCAGGGCGATCAGCGCGTAAATGCTTCCCCGGGTCAATCCTCCTATAAACAGTTCCAGAAAATAATCCATGATTCCTTCGGAAATAAGGGCCTTCCGGCGCACCCGGCCGGAAGGCCCATGTTTACGGTTCCCCGCCGGTGGCGGAGAACCCCTTCGGATCGTTTATTTGACTTCCACGTACGTCCCGTTTTTCACTTCGTACATGGCAAAGCCGACACCGATGGCGTCTCCCCGGTTGTCAAACCGGATCTTGCCCACGGGGGTGTTCACGTAGTTCGTCCGGAGGGCTTTCACGAGGGCGTTGTACTCCGTGGATTTCGCTTTTTCGATCGCGTTCACAACCGCCAGGGCGGCGGCGTACCCTTCCAGGAAGAAGGCGCCCGGATCGGTGTTGTAGGCCTTCTTGTGGGCGGCGGTGGCGGCGATGGCCAGGGGGTTTTTCTTCGTGTCCTTCGGCCCGGAGGCGTAGACGCCCTCGGCGTACCGGCCGGCGACCTTGATGAACGTGTCGTCCTTCACGCCGTCGTCGGAGATGAACAG
This region includes:
- a CDS encoding branched-chain amino acid ABC transporter permease LivH (LivHMGF is the membrane component of the LIV-I/LS branched-chain amino acid transporter), which translates into the protein MDYFLELFIGGLTRGSIYALIALGYTMVYGIIELINFAHGEIYMIGAFTALITATVLTMSGMSGISVLILAFLVAVLYSACHGFTVEKIAYKPLRGASRLSPLISAIGMSIFLQNYVMLAQTSDFLPFPNLLPEVPFMESFGHVMGSTEFVIVATTTVVMILLTVLIKFTRIGKAMRATAQDRNMAMLVGVNVNRVISMTFIIGSSLAAIGGILIASHIGRINFYIGFIAGIKAFTAAVLGGIGSIPGAVLGSLVLGWTESFATGYVSSDYEDVFAFALLVLILIFRPSGLLGRSTTQKV